The following proteins are co-located in the Synchiropus splendidus isolate RoL2022-P1 chromosome 14, RoL_Sspl_1.0, whole genome shotgun sequence genome:
- the frmd4a gene encoding FERM domain-containing protein 4A isoform X4 → MDTSWINRTVGIQEVTLGEEVLDLFSRLKMTEGRRCQVHLLDDRKLELLVQPKLMAKDLLDLVASHFNLKEKEYFGIAYTDETGHFSWLQLDRRVLEHEFPKKSGPIVLYFCVRFYIESISYLKDNATIELFFLNAKSIIYKELIEVDSDVVFELASYILQEAKGDFTSNDATRSDLKKLPALPTQALKDHPSLAYCEDRVIEHYKKLSGQSRGQAIVNYMSIVESLPTYGVHYYAVKDKQGIPWWLGLSYKGIFQYDHQDKVKPRKVFQWRQLENLYFREKKFSVEVHDPRSRASVTRRTFGHSGIAVHTWYACPALIKSIWAMAISQHQFYLDRKQSKSKIHAARSLSEIAIDLTETGTLKTSKLANMGSKGKIISGSSGSLLSSGSQESDSSQTAKKDMLAALRARQEALEETLRQRLEELKSICIREAELTGKLPKEYPLDPGEEPPTVRRKIGTAFKLDEQKILPKGEEEELERLEREFAIQSQITEAARRLASDPHVSSKKLKKQRKTSYLNALKKLQEIENSINEYRVRSGKKPTQRASLIIEGIVAAHTSFRQIFLYIFRAFVQAIFILFQLEANIGSEDSSLSDALVLDDDDPQNTGTPTFSPIASPHKGLPPRPPSHSRPPPPQSLDGLRHLHYSRSEYDKSPIKPKMWSESSLDEPYEKVKKRSSHSSHRRFPSSGSADAGGSNSLQSSPIRSLPHWSSQSSMPSTPDMRTRTPHYVHSTRSVDISPTRLHSLAQHFRNRSSSLESQGKLLASDPDTQPHNLGTLGSPDFFLGPPRSSNGSDPLDDCSSCTSHSSSEHYYPSGGPLAPGSNHNYSTLGEDSPSKARQRQRQRHRSAGHLGSSNSGSMPNLAAKNGSVGGSGGGGIGSGHHGVYLHSQSQPSSQYRIKEYPLYVEGSPNPVVVRSLESDQEGHYSVKAQFKTSSSYTAGGLYKEAWGGEEGGEGSGRMTPSRSQIVRTPSLGREGGGGGGRAAVSEELRCWYQRSSGSLKERSHSHSGSTSSETGSQQGTLGHGRGSRVGTLAKGSPVASPHSQRSMTPSSEQAATPTPPCSPQHILNWQSGSFNDSCFLSGSLCSELADVQWYGHDKAKPGTLV, encoded by the exons CCCAAGCTGATGGCCAAGGACTTGCTGGACTTGGTGGCCTCCCATTTTAACCTGAAAGAGAAGGAGTACTTTGGGATCGCATACACAGATGAAAC GGGTCATTTTAGTTGGCTGCAGCTGGACCGCAgagttttagaacatgaatttccCAAGAAATCTGGCCCCATTGTCCTTTACTTCTGCGTCAG attCTACATTGAAAGTATATCCTACCTAAAAGACAACGCCACAATTGAGCTGTTTTTCCTAAATGCCAAGTCCATCATCTACAAG GAGCTCATAGAGGTGGACAGTGACGTCGTCTTTGAATTGGCATCATATATTCTACAA gaggccaaaggtgatTTTACGAG TAATGATGCCACCAGATCTGACCTCAAAAAGCTACCAGCTCTGCCCACCCAGGCCCTAAAGGACCACCCATCATTGGCCTACTG TGAAGATCGGGTCATAGAGCATTATAAAAAGCTCAGCGGGCAGTCCAGAGGGCAAGCTATCGTAAA TTATATGAGTATTGTGGAGTCCCTGCCCACATATGGAGTACATTACTATGCTGTAAAG GACAAGCAGGGGATCCCGTGGTGGCTGGGTCTGAGTTACAAAGGCATTTTCCAGTACGACCACCAGGACAAAGTCAAGCCCAGGAAG GTGTTTCAATGGCGCCAACTGGAGAACCTCTACTTCAGAGAGAAGAAGTTTTCCGTGGAAGTTCATGACCCGAGAAG TAGGGCGTCGGTGACAAGGAGGACGTTTGGCCACAGTGGCATCGCAGTGCACACCTGGTACGCCTGTCCTGCTCTCATCAAATCAATATGGGCCATGGCCATCAGCCAGCATCAGTTTTATCTGGACCGGAAGCAGAGCAAG TCTAAGATCCATGCAGCGCGGAGTTTGAGTGAAATTGCCATCGACTTGACGGAAACGGGAACTTTGAAGACGTCCAAACTGGCCAACATGGGCAGCAAAGGGAAGATTATCAGCGGTAGCAGTGGAAGTCTGCTGTCCTCAG GCTCTCAGGAATCAGACAGCTCGCAAACGGCAAAGAAGGACATGCTGGCAGCTCTGAGAGCCCGGCAGGAAGCTCTGGAGGAAACGCTACGACAGAGATTAGAAGAGCTCAAGAGCATCTGCATCAGAGAAGCG GAATTAACCGGAAAGCTTCCCAAAGAATACCCACTGGACCCGGGAGAGGAGCCGCCCACAGTGAGACGGAAGATCGGCACAGCCTTCAAACTGGATGAGCAGAAAATTCTTCCCAAGGGAGAG gaagaggagctggagcGTTTGGAGCGTGAGTTCGCCATTCAGTCCCAAATAACAGAGGCAGCCAGGCGTCTTGCCAGCGACCCACACGTCAGCAGCAAGAAGCTGAAGAAACAGAGGAAGACTTCCTACCTGAACGCACTGAAGAAGCTCCAAGAAATTGAAAACTCCATCAATGAGTACCGAGTCCGCTCCGGCAAAAAGCCAACGCAGAGGGCATCGCTTATTATAGAAGGTATTGTTGCAGCACATACAAGTTTCcgacaaatatttttatacattttcagAGCCTTTGTTCAAgccattttcattcttttccaaCTAGAAGCCAATATTGGCTCTGAAGACAGCTCATTATCGGATGCCCTGGTCCTGGACGATG ATGATCCACAAAATACAGGCACGCCAACCTTCTCTCCAATAGCATCCCCTCACAAAGGCCTCCCTCCTCGGCCACCCTCTCACAGTCGCCCCCCTCCACCACAGTCCCTGGATGGCCTGCGGCACCTGCACTACTCTCGTTCCGAATACGATAAATCCCCCATTAAGCCCAAGATGTGGAGTGAGTCCTCACTAGATGAACCGTATGAGAAAGTGAAGAAGCGGTCCTCTCACTCCAG TCACCGGCGATTCCCAAGCTCTGGCAGTGCAGACGCTGGCGGGAGTAACTCACTTCAGAGCAGCCCCATCCGAAGCCTCCCTCACTGGAGTTCCCAGTCCAGCATGCCGTCGACCCCTGACATGAGGACAAGGACTCCTCACTACGTGCATTCCACAAG GTCAGTTGACATCAGTCCCACACGTCTGCACAGCCTCGCTCAGCACTTTAGAAACCGCAGCTCCAGCCTCGAGTCTCAGGGCAAACTCTTGGCGTCCGACCCAGACACGCAACCGCACAACCTCGGCACACTGGGCAGCCCTGACTTCTTCTTGGGTCCACCACGTAGCTCTAATGGGTCTGACCCCTTGGACGACTGCTCCTCCTGCACCAGCCACAGCAGCTCGGAGCATTATTACCCCTCTGGCGGGCCGTTGGCCCCTGGCAGCAACCACAACTACTCCACCCTGGGAGAGGACTCGCCCTCGAAGGCTCGGCAGAGGCAGCGGCAAAGGCACAG GTCTGCCGGTCACCTGGGGTCATCAAACTCAGGGTCAATGCCAAATCTGGCAGCTAAAAACGGCTCAGTCGGCGGTTCAGGAGGAGGCGGAATAGGAAGTGGACATCACGGCGTATACCTTCACAGCCAGAGCCAACCCTCATCCCAATATCGCATCAAGGAGTACCCTCTCTACGTGGAGGGTAGCCCTAACCCGGTCGTGGTGCGAAGCCTTGAGAGTGACCAGGAAGGACACTACAGCGTCAAGGCCCAGTTCAAGACCTCCAGCTCCTACACAGCTGGAGGACTTTACAAAGAAGCTTGGGGAggtgaggaaggaggagaaggcaGCGGCAGAATGACGCCGTCTCGCTCTCAAATCGTACGGACTCCATCATTGGGGCGCGAGGGAGGCGGAGGTGGGGGCAGGGCGGCTGTGTCTGAAGAGCTGCGCTGCTGGTACCAGAGGTCGTCTGGGAGCCTGAAGGAGAGAAGTCACTCACACTCGGGATCCACCTCCTCTGAGACGGGGTCACAGCAAGGAACTTTGGGACACGGTCGGGGGAGCAGAGTGGGAACACTTGCCAAGGGCTCACCAG TGGCATCTCCGCACAGTCAGAGGAGTATGACGCCCTCTAGTGAACAGGCAGCCACACCTACGCCCCCCTGCAGCCCGCAACACATCCTCAACTGGCAGAGCGG GTCTTTCAACGACAGCTGTTTTCTCAGCGGCTCCTTGTGCTCTGAGCTGGCAGATGTGCAGTGGTACGGACACGACAAGGCCAAACCGGGAACCCTGGTCTGA
- the frmd4a gene encoding FERM domain-containing protein 4A isoform X9, translating into MTEGRRCQVHLLDDRKLELLVQPKLMAKDLLDLVASHFNLKEKEYFGIAYTDETGHFSWLQLDRRVLEHEFPKKSGPIVLYFCVRFYIESISYLKDNATIELFFLNAKSIIYKELIEVDSDVVFELASYILQEAKGDFTSNDATRSDLKKLPALPTQALKDHPSLAYCEDRVIEHYKKLSGQSRGQAIVNYMSIVESLPTYGVHYYAVKDKQGIPWWLGLSYKGIFQYDHQDKVKPRKVFQWRQLENLYFREKKFSVEVHDPRSRASVTRRTFGHSGIAVHTWYACPALIKSIWAMAISQHQFYLDRKQSKSKIHAARSLSEIAIDLTETGTLKTSKLANMGSKGKIISGSSGSLLSSGSQESDSSQTAKKDMLAALRARQEALEETLRQRLEELKSICIREAELTGKLPKEYPLDPGEEPPTVRRKIGTAFKLDEQKILPKGEEEELERLEREFAIQSQITEAARRLASDPHVSSKKLKKQRKTSYLNALKKLQEIENSINEYRVRSGKKPTQRASLIIEGIVAAHTSFRQIFLYIFRAFVQAIFILFQLEANIGSEDSSLSDALVLDDDDPQNTGTPTFSPIASPHKGLPPRPPSHSRPPPPQSLDGLRHLHYSRSEYDKSPIKPKMWSESSLDEPYEKVKKRSSHSSHRRFPSSGSADAGGSNSLQSSPIRSLPHWSSQSSMPSTPDMRTRTPHYVHSTRSVDISPTRLHSLAQHFRNRSSSLESQGKLLASDPDTQPHNLGTLGSPDFFLGPPRSSNGSDPLDDCSSCTSHSSSEHYYPSGGPLAPGSNHNYSTLGEDSPSKARQRQRQRHRSAGHLGSSNSGSMPNLAAKNGSVGGSGGGGIGSGHHGVYLHSQSQPSSQYRIKEYPLYVEGSPNPVVVRSLESDQEGHYSVKAQFKTSSSYTAGGLYKEAWGGEEGGEGSGRMTPSRSQIVRTPSLGREGGGGGGRAAVSEELRCWYQRSSGSLKERSHSHSGSTSSETGSQQGTLGHGRGSRVGTLAKGSPVASPHSQRSMTPSSEQAATPTPPCSPQHILNWQSGSFNDSCFLSGSLCSELADVQWYGHDKAKPGTLV; encoded by the exons CCCAAGCTGATGGCCAAGGACTTGCTGGACTTGGTGGCCTCCCATTTTAACCTGAAAGAGAAGGAGTACTTTGGGATCGCATACACAGATGAAAC GGGTCATTTTAGTTGGCTGCAGCTGGACCGCAgagttttagaacatgaatttccCAAGAAATCTGGCCCCATTGTCCTTTACTTCTGCGTCAG attCTACATTGAAAGTATATCCTACCTAAAAGACAACGCCACAATTGAGCTGTTTTTCCTAAATGCCAAGTCCATCATCTACAAG GAGCTCATAGAGGTGGACAGTGACGTCGTCTTTGAATTGGCATCATATATTCTACAA gaggccaaaggtgatTTTACGAG TAATGATGCCACCAGATCTGACCTCAAAAAGCTACCAGCTCTGCCCACCCAGGCCCTAAAGGACCACCCATCATTGGCCTACTG TGAAGATCGGGTCATAGAGCATTATAAAAAGCTCAGCGGGCAGTCCAGAGGGCAAGCTATCGTAAA TTATATGAGTATTGTGGAGTCCCTGCCCACATATGGAGTACATTACTATGCTGTAAAG GACAAGCAGGGGATCCCGTGGTGGCTGGGTCTGAGTTACAAAGGCATTTTCCAGTACGACCACCAGGACAAAGTCAAGCCCAGGAAG GTGTTTCAATGGCGCCAACTGGAGAACCTCTACTTCAGAGAGAAGAAGTTTTCCGTGGAAGTTCATGACCCGAGAAG TAGGGCGTCGGTGACAAGGAGGACGTTTGGCCACAGTGGCATCGCAGTGCACACCTGGTACGCCTGTCCTGCTCTCATCAAATCAATATGGGCCATGGCCATCAGCCAGCATCAGTTTTATCTGGACCGGAAGCAGAGCAAG TCTAAGATCCATGCAGCGCGGAGTTTGAGTGAAATTGCCATCGACTTGACGGAAACGGGAACTTTGAAGACGTCCAAACTGGCCAACATGGGCAGCAAAGGGAAGATTATCAGCGGTAGCAGTGGAAGTCTGCTGTCCTCAG GCTCTCAGGAATCAGACAGCTCGCAAACGGCAAAGAAGGACATGCTGGCAGCTCTGAGAGCCCGGCAGGAAGCTCTGGAGGAAACGCTACGACAGAGATTAGAAGAGCTCAAGAGCATCTGCATCAGAGAAGCG GAATTAACCGGAAAGCTTCCCAAAGAATACCCACTGGACCCGGGAGAGGAGCCGCCCACAGTGAGACGGAAGATCGGCACAGCCTTCAAACTGGATGAGCAGAAAATTCTTCCCAAGGGAGAG gaagaggagctggagcGTTTGGAGCGTGAGTTCGCCATTCAGTCCCAAATAACAGAGGCAGCCAGGCGTCTTGCCAGCGACCCACACGTCAGCAGCAAGAAGCTGAAGAAACAGAGGAAGACTTCCTACCTGAACGCACTGAAGAAGCTCCAAGAAATTGAAAACTCCATCAATGAGTACCGAGTCCGCTCCGGCAAAAAGCCAACGCAGAGGGCATCGCTTATTATAGAAGGTATTGTTGCAGCACATACAAGTTTCcgacaaatatttttatacattttcagAGCCTTTGTTCAAgccattttcattcttttccaaCTAGAAGCCAATATTGGCTCTGAAGACAGCTCATTATCGGATGCCCTGGTCCTGGACGATG ATGATCCACAAAATACAGGCACGCCAACCTTCTCTCCAATAGCATCCCCTCACAAAGGCCTCCCTCCTCGGCCACCCTCTCACAGTCGCCCCCCTCCACCACAGTCCCTGGATGGCCTGCGGCACCTGCACTACTCTCGTTCCGAATACGATAAATCCCCCATTAAGCCCAAGATGTGGAGTGAGTCCTCACTAGATGAACCGTATGAGAAAGTGAAGAAGCGGTCCTCTCACTCCAG TCACCGGCGATTCCCAAGCTCTGGCAGTGCAGACGCTGGCGGGAGTAACTCACTTCAGAGCAGCCCCATCCGAAGCCTCCCTCACTGGAGTTCCCAGTCCAGCATGCCGTCGACCCCTGACATGAGGACAAGGACTCCTCACTACGTGCATTCCACAAG GTCAGTTGACATCAGTCCCACACGTCTGCACAGCCTCGCTCAGCACTTTAGAAACCGCAGCTCCAGCCTCGAGTCTCAGGGCAAACTCTTGGCGTCCGACCCAGACACGCAACCGCACAACCTCGGCACACTGGGCAGCCCTGACTTCTTCTTGGGTCCACCACGTAGCTCTAATGGGTCTGACCCCTTGGACGACTGCTCCTCCTGCACCAGCCACAGCAGCTCGGAGCATTATTACCCCTCTGGCGGGCCGTTGGCCCCTGGCAGCAACCACAACTACTCCACCCTGGGAGAGGACTCGCCCTCGAAGGCTCGGCAGAGGCAGCGGCAAAGGCACAG GTCTGCCGGTCACCTGGGGTCATCAAACTCAGGGTCAATGCCAAATCTGGCAGCTAAAAACGGCTCAGTCGGCGGTTCAGGAGGAGGCGGAATAGGAAGTGGACATCACGGCGTATACCTTCACAGCCAGAGCCAACCCTCATCCCAATATCGCATCAAGGAGTACCCTCTCTACGTGGAGGGTAGCCCTAACCCGGTCGTGGTGCGAAGCCTTGAGAGTGACCAGGAAGGACACTACAGCGTCAAGGCCCAGTTCAAGACCTCCAGCTCCTACACAGCTGGAGGACTTTACAAAGAAGCTTGGGGAggtgaggaaggaggagaaggcaGCGGCAGAATGACGCCGTCTCGCTCTCAAATCGTACGGACTCCATCATTGGGGCGCGAGGGAGGCGGAGGTGGGGGCAGGGCGGCTGTGTCTGAAGAGCTGCGCTGCTGGTACCAGAGGTCGTCTGGGAGCCTGAAGGAGAGAAGTCACTCACACTCGGGATCCACCTCCTCTGAGACGGGGTCACAGCAAGGAACTTTGGGACACGGTCGGGGGAGCAGAGTGGGAACACTTGCCAAGGGCTCACCAG TGGCATCTCCGCACAGTCAGAGGAGTATGACGCCCTCTAGTGAACAGGCAGCCACACCTACGCCCCCCTGCAGCCCGCAACACATCCTCAACTGGCAGAGCGG GTCTTTCAACGACAGCTGTTTTCTCAGCGGCTCCTTGTGCTCTGAGCTGGCAGATGTGCAGTGGTACGGACACGACAAGGCCAAACCGGGAACCCTGGTCTGA
- the frmd4a gene encoding FERM domain-containing protein 4A isoform X11, with product MVVQEAVTPGRTRRMMLKLPVGTLRRNSGERMTEGRRCQVHLLDDRKLELLVQPKLMAKDLLDLVASHFNLKEKEYFGIAYTDETGHFSWLQLDRRVLEHEFPKKSGPIVLYFCVRFYIESISYLKDNATIELFFLNAKSIIYKELIEVDSDVVFELASYILQEAKGDFTSNDATRSDLKKLPALPTQALKDHPSLAYCEDRVIEHYKKLSGQSRGQAIVNYMSIVESLPTYGVHYYAVKDKQGIPWWLGLSYKGIFQYDHQDKVKPRKVFQWRQLENLYFREKKFSVEVHDPRSRASVTRRTFGHSGIAVHTWYACPALIKSIWAMAISQHQFYLDRKQSKSKIHAARSLSEIAIDLTETGTLKTSKLANMGSKGKIISGSSGSLLSSGSQESDSSQTAKKDMLAALRARQEALEETLRQRLEELKSICIREAELTGKLPKEYPLDPGEEPPTVRRKIGTAFKLDEQKILPKGEEEELERLEREFAIQSQITEAARRLASDPHVSSKKLKKQRKTSYLNALKKLQEIENSINEYRVRSGKKPTQRASLIIEEANIGSEDSSLSDALVLDDDDPQNTGTPTFSPIASPHKGLPPRPPSHSRPPPPQSLDGLRHLHYSRSEYDKSPIKPKMWSESSLDEPYEKVKKRSSHSSHRRFPSSGSADAGGSNSLQSSPIRSLPHWSSQSSMPSTPDMRTRTPHYVHSTRSVDISPTRLHSLAQHFRNRSSSLESQGKLLASDPDTQPHNLGTLGSPDFFLGPPRSSNGSDPLDDCSSCTSHSSSEHYYPSGGPLAPGSNHNYSTLGEDSPSKARQRQRQRHRSAGHLGSSNSGSMPNLAAKNGSVGGSGGGGIGSGHHGVYLHSQSQPSSQYRIKEYPLYVEGSPNPVVVRSLESDQEGHYSVKAQFKTSSSYTAGGLYKEAWGGEEGGEGSGRMTPSRSQIVRTPSLGREGGGGGGRAAVSEELRCWYQRSSGSLKERSHSHSGSTSSETGSQQGTLGHGRGSRVGTLAKGSPVASPHSQRSMTPSSEQAATPTPPCSPQHILNWQSGSFNDSCFLSGSLCSELADVQWYGHDKAKPGTLV from the exons CCCAAGCTGATGGCCAAGGACTTGCTGGACTTGGTGGCCTCCCATTTTAACCTGAAAGAGAAGGAGTACTTTGGGATCGCATACACAGATGAAAC GGGTCATTTTAGTTGGCTGCAGCTGGACCGCAgagttttagaacatgaatttccCAAGAAATCTGGCCCCATTGTCCTTTACTTCTGCGTCAG attCTACATTGAAAGTATATCCTACCTAAAAGACAACGCCACAATTGAGCTGTTTTTCCTAAATGCCAAGTCCATCATCTACAAG GAGCTCATAGAGGTGGACAGTGACGTCGTCTTTGAATTGGCATCATATATTCTACAA gaggccaaaggtgatTTTACGAG TAATGATGCCACCAGATCTGACCTCAAAAAGCTACCAGCTCTGCCCACCCAGGCCCTAAAGGACCACCCATCATTGGCCTACTG TGAAGATCGGGTCATAGAGCATTATAAAAAGCTCAGCGGGCAGTCCAGAGGGCAAGCTATCGTAAA TTATATGAGTATTGTGGAGTCCCTGCCCACATATGGAGTACATTACTATGCTGTAAAG GACAAGCAGGGGATCCCGTGGTGGCTGGGTCTGAGTTACAAAGGCATTTTCCAGTACGACCACCAGGACAAAGTCAAGCCCAGGAAG GTGTTTCAATGGCGCCAACTGGAGAACCTCTACTTCAGAGAGAAGAAGTTTTCCGTGGAAGTTCATGACCCGAGAAG TAGGGCGTCGGTGACAAGGAGGACGTTTGGCCACAGTGGCATCGCAGTGCACACCTGGTACGCCTGTCCTGCTCTCATCAAATCAATATGGGCCATGGCCATCAGCCAGCATCAGTTTTATCTGGACCGGAAGCAGAGCAAG TCTAAGATCCATGCAGCGCGGAGTTTGAGTGAAATTGCCATCGACTTGACGGAAACGGGAACTTTGAAGACGTCCAAACTGGCCAACATGGGCAGCAAAGGGAAGATTATCAGCGGTAGCAGTGGAAGTCTGCTGTCCTCAG GCTCTCAGGAATCAGACAGCTCGCAAACGGCAAAGAAGGACATGCTGGCAGCTCTGAGAGCCCGGCAGGAAGCTCTGGAGGAAACGCTACGACAGAGATTAGAAGAGCTCAAGAGCATCTGCATCAGAGAAGCG GAATTAACCGGAAAGCTTCCCAAAGAATACCCACTGGACCCGGGAGAGGAGCCGCCCACAGTGAGACGGAAGATCGGCACAGCCTTCAAACTGGATGAGCAGAAAATTCTTCCCAAGGGAGAG gaagaggagctggagcGTTTGGAGCGTGAGTTCGCCATTCAGTCCCAAATAACAGAGGCAGCCAGGCGTCTTGCCAGCGACCCACACGTCAGCAGCAAGAAGCTGAAGAAACAGAGGAAGACTTCCTACCTGAACGCACTGAAGAAGCTCCAAGAAATTGAAAACTCCATCAATGAGTACCGAGTCCGCTCCGGCAAAAAGCCAACGCAGAGGGCATCGCTTATTATAGAAG AAGCCAATATTGGCTCTGAAGACAGCTCATTATCGGATGCCCTGGTCCTGGACGATG ATGATCCACAAAATACAGGCACGCCAACCTTCTCTCCAATAGCATCCCCTCACAAAGGCCTCCCTCCTCGGCCACCCTCTCACAGTCGCCCCCCTCCACCACAGTCCCTGGATGGCCTGCGGCACCTGCACTACTCTCGTTCCGAATACGATAAATCCCCCATTAAGCCCAAGATGTGGAGTGAGTCCTCACTAGATGAACCGTATGAGAAAGTGAAGAAGCGGTCCTCTCACTCCAG TCACCGGCGATTCCCAAGCTCTGGCAGTGCAGACGCTGGCGGGAGTAACTCACTTCAGAGCAGCCCCATCCGAAGCCTCCCTCACTGGAGTTCCCAGTCCAGCATGCCGTCGACCCCTGACATGAGGACAAGGACTCCTCACTACGTGCATTCCACAAG GTCAGTTGACATCAGTCCCACACGTCTGCACAGCCTCGCTCAGCACTTTAGAAACCGCAGCTCCAGCCTCGAGTCTCAGGGCAAACTCTTGGCGTCCGACCCAGACACGCAACCGCACAACCTCGGCACACTGGGCAGCCCTGACTTCTTCTTGGGTCCACCACGTAGCTCTAATGGGTCTGACCCCTTGGACGACTGCTCCTCCTGCACCAGCCACAGCAGCTCGGAGCATTATTACCCCTCTGGCGGGCCGTTGGCCCCTGGCAGCAACCACAACTACTCCACCCTGGGAGAGGACTCGCCCTCGAAGGCTCGGCAGAGGCAGCGGCAAAGGCACAG GTCTGCCGGTCACCTGGGGTCATCAAACTCAGGGTCAATGCCAAATCTGGCAGCTAAAAACGGCTCAGTCGGCGGTTCAGGAGGAGGCGGAATAGGAAGTGGACATCACGGCGTATACCTTCACAGCCAGAGCCAACCCTCATCCCAATATCGCATCAAGGAGTACCCTCTCTACGTGGAGGGTAGCCCTAACCCGGTCGTGGTGCGAAGCCTTGAGAGTGACCAGGAAGGACACTACAGCGTCAAGGCCCAGTTCAAGACCTCCAGCTCCTACACAGCTGGAGGACTTTACAAAGAAGCTTGGGGAggtgaggaaggaggagaaggcaGCGGCAGAATGACGCCGTCTCGCTCTCAAATCGTACGGACTCCATCATTGGGGCGCGAGGGAGGCGGAGGTGGGGGCAGGGCGGCTGTGTCTGAAGAGCTGCGCTGCTGGTACCAGAGGTCGTCTGGGAGCCTGAAGGAGAGAAGTCACTCACACTCGGGATCCACCTCCTCTGAGACGGGGTCACAGCAAGGAACTTTGGGACACGGTCGGGGGAGCAGAGTGGGAACACTTGCCAAGGGCTCACCAG TGGCATCTCCGCACAGTCAGAGGAGTATGACGCCCTCTAGTGAACAGGCAGCCACACCTACGCCCCCCTGCAGCCCGCAACACATCCTCAACTGGCAGAGCGG GTCTTTCAACGACAGCTGTTTTCTCAGCGGCTCCTTGTGCTCTGAGCTGGCAGATGTGCAGTGGTACGGACACGACAAGGCCAAACCGGGAACCCTGGTCTGA